The Saccharomycodes ludwigii strain NBRC 1722 chromosome II, whole genome shotgun sequence genome window below encodes:
- the MTR3 gene encoding exosome non-catalytic core subunit MTR3 (similar to Saccharomyces cerevisiae YGR158C | MTR3 | MRNA TRansport), whose protein sequence is MNVQDRRRLLGPPNARPVAFSKVLEEPTEISNVSSNDKALPYMKMGLITNCNGSSYIESGDDNLMLITSVYGPKPIRGSFTSKAVLTVHLENSIATANNSDGSTDDGKNFNTSDDYKDLSFFLKNIFDSVVQLDKYPKSGIDIFVKVVNTDSANTSNIPKLLQMCCNGILLGLVDANMEISDLVGIGIISHECCVSFIKNGLEMCGFWKMKDEDEQDIEEIVGKCKENYLENKYLISSYLNGD, encoded by the coding sequence ATGAATGTTCAGGATAGAAGAAGATTATTAGGTCCACCCAATGCCAGACCAGTAGCATTTAGCAAAGTATTGGAGGAGCCAACAGAAATATCTAATGTGTCTAGTAATGATAAGGCTCTGCCATATATGAAAATGGGTTTGATCACTAATTGCAACGGTTCTTCATATATAGAAAGTGGTGATGACAATCTCATGCTAATTACCTCCGTATATGGACCTAAACCCATTAGAGGATCCTTTACTTCAAAGGCAGTATTAACAGTTCATTTAGAAAACAGTATTGCAACAGCTAACAATAGTGATGGTAGTACTGATGATGGCAAAAACTTTAATACCTCTGATGACTATAAAGatttaagtttttttttgaaaaatatatttgattCTGTTGTCCAATTAGATAAATATCCTAAATCCGGGATAGATATCTTTGTTAAAGTTGTAAATACTGATTCTGCTAATACCTCAAATATACCTAAATTGTTACAGATGTGTTGCAACGGCATATTATTAGGGTTGGTAGATGCCAATATGGAGATATCTGATTTGGTAGGGATAGGCATTATAAGCCATGAATGCTGTgtatcttttattaaaaatggccTAGAGATGTGTGgattttggaaaatgaaagatgaagatgaacaAGACATTGAAGAAATTGTTGGTAAATGTAAGGAAAActatttagaaaataaatatctaATATCTAGCTATTTAAACGGTGATTAG
- the RIM8 gene encoding Rim8p (similar to Saccharomyces cerevisiae YGL045W | RIM8 | Regulator of IME2) has protein sequence MASLLLDLLKKRPKILSNNSNNHGGSINGLKNVPNHNNTNLANRSKNVIDPKIHSPSNNALHIHTDCTLKLINPPATYKPNDVLCGEVHLKLQQDIANIQLILIFEGEITLKVKRASHVITKCDHKKLFYKKITLYGSNNKSAADFDTNNECILNGLTKGEHIFPFKIKIPGTNNNNSNNNTDNKYNKRIYTSINFEKGSISYSLTAQLESLSNNGHSHSNTSKTLGILDNNQERGNDENKDANNIYCNTDDSRSNLFSNQHHVVYAKATRNIAILSPLDVSSYDKPNTKTIYLQFSPSNTLLLFEPKRKLKSKNKLDNLDGVSRRTAATVDTTSRLPVVNMGSVVSKAISKKNDKTNGGKVNIGYKESKNSSSSSISENNADNNKNKRTIEISIGMDRSGFILGEEFPINIHIKHYKSYIHPIGVIATLVRICKVNTGSVIETFRKDLCQSILPILTKKTPENDCADNEQNEHEQRYEYNEKLWLKIPNACFPTLILDENCCNFFNFQYYVEILFNLSSKNEVVTESNQVLFNGDQATITSLHHRFSQQNNNRDTTTSTGTGYSTMIANNNGTNRTNNDDIIVLQKCNLSNRSVNDYHSIIDDPMRVIFYQDLINIDQLKKLKNVTGMSLEVIVGTHRNPTICKENENTSHGNVSPATNNNSNDILTNKNCLDNIYDQLLASNGCYDNGNNEDINVSDKYSWILNNTIPKYALPSFGSSFENSNGYEGSNTSIIVDDKKELERKRLQMFESEPPSS, from the coding sequence ATGGCGAGTCTTTTATTAGATCTATTGAAGAAAAGAcccaaaatattatcaaataatagtaataatcaCGGTGGTAGCATTaatggtttaaaaaatgtacCAAACCATAATAACACCAATCTTGCTAATAGAAGTAAAAATGTAATAGATCCAAAGATTCACTCTCCCTCCAACAATGCTCTGCATATACATACAGATTGtactttaaaattaataaaccCCCCAGCAACTTATAAACCAAATGATGTATTATGCGGAGAGGtacatttaaaattacaaCAGGATATAGCCAATATtcaattgattttaatttttgaaggAGAAATCACATTAAAAGTCAAGCGAGCTTCACATGTTATAACCAAATGTGatcataaaaaattgttttataaaaaaattacactTTATggcagtaataataaaagtgcTGCTGATTTTGATACAAATAACGAATGCATACTTAATGGTTTGACAAAGGGTGAACATATTTTcccatttaaaattaaaatacccggcactaataataataatagtaataacaataccgACAATAAATACAACAAACGAATATATACTTCAATTAATTTCGAAAAAGGATCAATAAGTTATTCCCTAACTGCACAGCTCGAATCCCTGTCAAATAACGGTCATTCTCACAGCAATACCAGTAAAACTTTGGGCATTTTAGACAATAATCAAGAAAGGGGGAATGATGAAAACAAAgatgctaataatatttattgtaaCACTGATGATTCTAGGAGTAACTTATTTTCGAACCAACATCATGTGGTCTATGCAAAGGCAACAAGAAACATAGCGATTTTGTCACCATTAGATGTTTCCTCTTATGATAAACCGAATACAAAAACtatatatttacaattttCACCTTCAAACACGCTGTTATTATTCGAACCAAAACGGAAACTGAAAAGTAAAAACAAACTAGATAATTTAGATGGTGTTTCAAGACGCACTGCAGCTACAGTCGATACCACGTCAAGATTGCCTGTAGTAAACATGGGTTCAGTTGTAAGTAAGGCtatctcaaaaaaaaatgataaaactAATGGTGGCAAGGTCAATATTGGTTACAAAGAGAGTAAaaatagtagtagtagtagtatcAGCGAAAATAATGccgataataataaaaacaagaGAACCATTGAAATTAGCATTGGGATGGATAGATCAGGATTTATTTTAGGTGAAGAATTTCCAATTAATATACACATAAAACACTATAAAAGTTATATCCATCCAATAGGTGTAATTGCAACCTTGGTAAGGATATGTAAGGTTAATACTGGGAGTGTCATTGAAACTTTTAGGAAGGATTTATGTCAAAGTATTTTACCAATACTAACAAAGAAAACACCAGAAAATGATTGTGCTGACAATGAACAGAACGAACATGAGCAACGTTATGAGTATAATGAGAAGCTATGGCTAAAAATCCCAAATGCTTGTTTCCCTACATTGATATTGGACGAGAATTGTTGcaactttttcaattttcaatattatgttgagattttgtttaatttgtCTTCTAAAAACGAAGTTGTAACTGAAAGCAACCAAGTTTTGTTTAATGGGGATCAAGCCACAATCACTTCTTTGCATCATCGTTTTTCTCAGCAGAACAATAACCGTGATACTACTACTTCTACTGGTACCGGTTATAGCACCATGATtgctaataacaatggtaCAAATCGTACCAACAATGATGATATTATAGTATTGCAAAAATGTAATTTGTCCAACAGATCGGTGAACGATTATCATTCTATCATAGATGATCCGATGAGGGTTATATTTTACCAAGACTTAATCAATATTGaccaattaaaaaaattaaaaaatgtgaCTGGTATGAGCCTTGAGGTAATAGTGGGGACCCATCGAAACCCCACAATCTGTAAAGAGAATGAAAATACATCACATGGTAATGTTTCCCCCGctaccaacaacaatagtaaCGATATCCTtaccaataaaaattgtttggACAATATATATGATCAATTATTAGCATCAAACGGTTGTTATGATAATGGCAATAATGAAGATATAAATGTATCAGACAAATATTCTTGGATATTAAATAACACCATACCAAAATATGCATTACCATCCTTTGGATCATCTTTCGAAAACAGTAACGGTTATGAAGGTAGCAATACATCCATAATCGTGGATGATAAAAAGGAGttagaaagaaagagatTACAAATGTTTGAAAGTGAGCCACCTTCTTcgtaa
- the OCH1 gene encoding initiation-specific alpha-1,6-mannosyltransferase (similar to Saccharomyces cerevisiae YGL038C | OCH1 | Outer CHain elongation), with amino-acid sequence MHYYASKKRSIISIIISLILYVVIFKTLANLPEINDKNNSNEIILPSTYNPPLNLKKLDSSHSSLDMNNLRSQLVANFPYNPRVPIPKHIWQTWKVGLSSPEFPNHMRGYVSKWEEKVIPKDSKTGEFTTIEKDFAEPSEIDKQWVHSLLSDGEIDILLEQLFGSTAPAIIKAYKLMPTNILKADFFRYLILYARGGIYSDVDTIPLKNLEDWPGNNLQFLEKFNVLDNKEDQNIDGGNKNVNANTIRYKNKKETQSSGNSDGKLITPGLVIGIEADPDREDWNEFYARRIQFCQWTIQAKPGHPALRELILNITATTINSVENSIDFKNEYSFKGENMQDFKINRRGRKERDLENLNDDFKNSGDDVDGTDIMNWTGPGVFSDAIFQYLNNLLEYNSNIEIYNTNLQPTTTAAAEHDDDEDKILKTTRKFYKEISNGLMGENRFHWGFFSLLKNPILIDDILILPITSFSPGVGHMGSKGPQDKIAFVTHLFGGTWKND; translated from the coding sequence ATGCATTATTATGCCTCCAAGAAAAGGAGCATTAtatctataataatatcgttaattttatacgttgtaatatttaaaacattaGCCAATTTACCGGAAATAAatgacaaaaataatagcaatgaAATAATACTTCCATCAACATATAATCCACCactaaatttaaagaaacTCGATTCATCCCACTCGTCATTGGACATGAATAATTTACGCTCCCAGTTGGTGGCCAATTTCCCATATAATCCAAGGGTACCTATTCCAAAACATATTTGGCAGACTTGGAAGGTAGGCTTGAGCTCTCCAGAGTTTCCTAACCATATGAGAGGATATGTTTCTAAATgggaagaaaaagttattcCCAAAGATTCTAAAACTGGTGAATTTACCACcattgaaaaagattttgcTGAACCAAGCGAAATTGATAAACAATGGGTACATTCGCTTTTGAGTGATGGGGAAATAGACATTTTATTGGAACAACTATTTGGTTCTACTGCTCCGGCCATCATAAAGGCATATAAGCTAATGCCtactaatattttaaaagctGATTTTTTCAGATACTTAATACTGTATGCTAGAGGAGGGATTTATTCTGATGTAGATACCATACCATTAAAAAACTTGGAGGATTGGCCCGGAAATAATTTGCAGTTTTTGGAAAAGTTTAATGTATTAGATAATAAAGAAGATCAAAATATTGACGGCGGAAATAAAAACGTAAATGCAAACACCATAAggtataaaaataaaaaagaaacacaAAGCAGCGGCAACTCTGATGGCAAGCTCATTACGCCCGGACTAGTTATAGGAATTGAAGCTGATCCAGATAGAGAAGATTGGAACGAATTTTACGCCAGGAGGATCCAATTTTGTCAATGGACAATTCAAGCCAAACCAGGCCATCCAGCTTTGAGAGAATTGATCTTAAATATTACAGCAACTACGATTAACAGTGTGGAAAATAGTATCGATTTCAAGAACGAATATTCTTTTAAGGGGGAAAATATGCAGGACTTCAAAATCAACCGCCGAGGCAGAAAAGAACGTGACTTGGAGAACCTTAACGATGATTTCAAAAATAGTGGGGACGATGTCGACGGTACTGATATTATGAATTGGACTGGCCCAGGTGTTTTTTCAGACGCGATTTtccaatatttaaataatttattagaaTATAACTCTAATATCGAAATCTATAATACGAATTTACAACCCACCACGACAGCGGCAGCAGAACATGATGACGACGAAGACAAAATATTGAAGACTACAAGgaaattttataaagaGATTTCCAACGGCTTGATGGGCGAAAATAGATTTCACTGGGggtttttttcattattaaaaaatccGATTTTAATTGACGATATATTGATTTTACCTATAACTTCCTTTTCACCAGGGGTTGGCCATATGGGATCCAAGGGTCCTCAGGATAAAATTGCATTTGTCACTCATTTGTTTGGGGGTACTTGGAAAAACGATTGA
- the RSR1 gene encoding Ras family GTPase RSR1 (similar to Saccharomyces cerevisiae YGR152C | RSR1 | RaS-Related): MRDYKLVVLGAGGVGKSCLTVQFVQGVYLDTYDPTIEDSYRKTMEIDGKIFNLEILDTAGVAQFTAMRELYIKSGMGFLLVYSVTDKQSLQELLNLREQVLRIKNNLKIPMVLVGNKADLEDERLVSVEEGINVSTKWGKVPFYETSALLRSNVDEVFVDLVRQIIRNEIEEQQQNCSGPPSSSSRNTNSDNHRQYSNGGTNNINNKTRNNSNYNSTNSDKNIANDASNSHSGIANGTTIVGNSKGKNVAKNNSGSYGTGNVKVNNNKSNNNNNNKIKSPGSSNSNNNNKKKKKKDCIIL; the protein is encoded by the coding sequence ATGAGGGACTACAAATTAGTTGTATTAGGTGCTGGTGGTGTTGGTAAATCATGTTTGACAGTTCAGTTTGTTCAAGGTGTGTATCTAGATACGTACGATCCAACGATTGAAGATTCGTACAGAAAAACCATGGAAATTGACggtaaaatttttaatttagaGATCTTGGATACGGCAGGTGTGGCTCAATTCACAGCAATGAGAGAACTATATATCAAAAGTGGTATGGGTTTCTTACTAGTTTATAGTGTTACTGATAAACAAAGTCTACAAGAACTTTTAAACCTAAGAGAACAAGTTttaagaattaaaaataatcttaaGATTCCTATGGTTTTAGTTGGGAATAAAGCTGATTTAGAAGACGAAAGATTAGTCAGTGTTGAGGAAGGTATTAATGTTAGTACTAAATGGGGCAAAGTACCATTTTATGAAACCAGTGCTCTGTTGAGAAGCAATGTGGATGAAGTGTTTGTGGATTTAGTTCGTCAAATTATACGTAATGAAATTGAAGAACAGCAGCAAAATTGTAGTGGCCCCCCtagtagtagcagtagAAATACCAATAGTGATAACCATCGTCAGTATAGTAATGGTGgtactaataatatcaataataaaactagaaataatagtaacTACAATAGTACTAATagtgataaaaatattgctaATGATGCATCAAATTCACATTCTGGTATCGCCAATGGCACCACTATAGTAGGCAATAGTAAAGGGAAGAATGTAGCAAAAAATAACTCTGGTAGTTATGGTACTGGCAACGTTAAagttaacaataataaaagtaataataataacaataataaaataaagtcACCTGGTAGTAGCAacagcaataataacaataagaagaaaaagaagaaggattgtataattttatag
- a CDS encoding uncharacterized protein (similar to Saccharomyces cerevisiae YGL105W | ARC1 | Aminoacyl-tRNA synthetase Cofactor), translated as MLKFHKYVFAKNNPNILRFVSTTVTPINNTVVPPQYPFKLLSLKLGYIQDIKLHDNSDKMYISQVKIGASQDTNEKKNILQVVSGLKHYIPMDKLLNSIVVVATNLKPSKLRGVRSEGMLMCGSLSQNHNGSNVVEKVELCSLPKNLNKTQGDLINLIGSQVILNEDVDTIGATVRKIKSKELENILNNLYVGDNYQVVFRDLTGKENQLVIKTDNGEKIPIVVESLPRGSKVY; from the coding sequence ATGCTAAAATTCCACAAGTATGTTTTTGCTAAGAATAATCCAAATATCTTAAGGTTTGTTAGTACTACTGTTACCCCCATCAATAATACCGTAGTACCACCACAGTATCCattcaaattattatcCTTAAAACTAGGATATATTCAAGATATTAAATTACACGATAATTCAGataaaatgtatatatcaCAAGTTAAAATTGGAGCATCACAAGATACcaatgagaaaaaaaatatacttcAAGTGGTGAGTGGGTTAAAACATTATATTCCAAtggataaattattaaattccATCGTGGTAGTTGCCACTAACTTAAAGCCTAGTAAATTAAGGGGTGTTAGAAGTGAAGGGATGCTTATGTGTGGTTCACTATCACAAAACCATAATGGCAGTAATGTTGTGGAAAAAGTCGAACTTTGTTCACTTCCAAAAAATCTCAATAAAACGCAAGGCGATTTAATAAACCTGATTGGTTCTCAAGTAATTTTGAATGAAGATGTGGATACTATTGGTGCCACTGTTAGAAAGATTAAAAGTaaagaattggaaaatattttgaataatttatatGTGGGTGATAATTATCAAGTTGTTTTTAGAGATTTGACAGGGAAAGAAAACCAATTGGTCATCAAAACAGATAACGGGgaaaaaataccaattgTGGTGGAGTCATTGCCAAGAGGCTCAAAAGTTTATTAG
- the NSR1 gene encoding Nsr1p (similar to Saccharomyces cerevisiae YGR159C | NSR1 | nucleolar protein that binds nuclear localization sequences) gives MAKSVTKKEQSKVSKKDLKKKQEEKKDVSSSSSSEDESSSSDSSSSSSDNESSDSDSSSDSSDDESSSEEQEKKEEKKGKKEDAKKTSNKEKSDASSSSSESSSDSDDSSSSSSSDSDESSSSESSDDAEKEEKTSSKKRKSEETAEETAEEESETKKPKLSGEPATIFVGRLSWNIDGEWLKSEFEHIGGVVDARVIYERGTDRSRGYGYVDFEDMSYAEKAIKEMQDKEIDGRAINCDMSTSKPKTNNGGDRAKKFGDVPSEPSDTLFLGNLSFDADRDELFEIFGKHGDIISVRLPTNPETNQPKGFGYVQYGSIDDAKKALEVLQGEYINNRPVRLDYSTPRPNNDRGNFRGGRNNDRGNFRGGRNNDRGSFRGGRNNDRGNFRGGNSGKGANNIPLGKPRQTAEFKGQKKTFD, from the coding sequence aTGGCCAAATCTGTTACCAAGAAAGAGCAATCGAAAGTTTCTAAAAAAGacttaaaaaagaaacaagaggaaaagaaagatgtttcttcctcttcttctagTGAAGATGAATCCTCGTCCTCCGACTCCAGTTCTAGTTCCAGTGACAACGAGTCTTCTGACTCTGATTCCAGCTCTGATTCTAGCGACGATGAGTCTTCTAGtgaagaacaagaaaagaaggaagaaaaaaagggaaagaaGGAAGATGCTAAAAAAACTAGCAATAAGGAAAAATCTGATgcttcctcttcttcctctgAATCTTCTTCAGATTCAGATgactcttcttcttcttcttcttccgaTTCTGATGAATCCTCTTCTTCTGAATCCAGTGACGATGCAGAAAAGGAGGAAAAAACTTCCTCTAAAAAGCGTAAATCTGAAGAAACTGCCGAAGAAACTGCTGAAGAGGAATCAGAAACCAAAAAACCTAAATTGAGTGGTGAACCTGCTactatttttgttggtaGATTATCTTGGAATATTGATGGTGAATGGTTAAAGTCTGAGTTTGAACACATTGGCGGTGTGGTTGATGCTAGGGTCATTTATGAAAGAGGTACCGATAGATCTCGTGGTTACGGTTATGTTGATTTTGAAGACATGTCATATGCTGAAAAAGCCATTAAGGAAATGCAAGACAAGGAAATTGATGGTAGAGCGATCAACTGTGATATGTCCACCTCTAAACCAAAAACCAACAACGGCGGCGATCGTGCCAAGAAATTCGGTGATGTTCCAAGTGAACCAAGTGATACTTTATTCTTGGGTAACTTGTCATTTGATGCCGATAGAGATGAACTATTTGAGATTTTCGGAAAGCATGGTGATATTATATCAGTTCGTTTACCAACTAATCCAGAGACCAACCAACCAAAGGGTTTTGGTTATGTTCAATATGGTTCCATTGATGATGCTAAAAAGGCATTAGAAGTTTTACAAGGTGAGTACATTAACAACAGACCAGTTAGATTGGACTACTCTACACCAAGACCAAATAATGACAGGGGTAACTTTAGAGGTGGTAGAAATAATGACAGAGGTAATTTCAGAGGTGGTAGAAATAATGACAGAGGTAGTTTCAGAGGTGGTAGAAATAACGACAGAGGTAATTTCAGAGGTGGTAACTCTGGGAAAGGCGCTAACAATATTCCATTAGGTAAGCCTAGACAAACTGCTGAATTTAAAGGCCAAAAGAAAACTTTTGAttaa